One segment of Streptosporangium brasiliense DNA contains the following:
- a CDS encoding ABC-F family ATP-binding cassette domain-containing protein yields the protein MIVASDIELRAGARLLIEGASFRVNPGDKIGLVGRNGAGKTTLTRVLAGEGVPAAGTVSTTGAVGYLPQDPRTGDLQVLARDRILSARGLDEVLRELREAELGMASADERRRDRAVRAYGRLEDRLHVLGGYAAESEAASIASSLGLPDRVLGQPLETLSGGQRRRVELARILFSGAETLLLDEPTNHLDADSIGWLRDFLRSHQGGLIIISHDVGLLEATVNRVLHLDANRATIDTYNVGWKTYLAQRETDEKRRKRERANAEKQASALMSQADKMRAKATKAKAAQDMQRRAERLLSGLEVERRGDRVAKLRFPEPAPCGRTPIAAQGLSKSYGSLEVFTDVDAAVDKGTRVVILGLNGAGKTTLLRILGGIEEPDTGAVRPGHGLKLGYYAQEHETIDPDRTVLENMRSAGGMLADVELRKVLGSFLFTGDDVDKPAGVLSGGEKTRLALATLVLSAANVLLLDEPTNNLDPASREQVLSALRSYSGAIVLVTHDEGAVEALQPDRVILLPDGVEDAWSDEFSDLVALA from the coding sequence ATGATCGTAGCTTCTGACATCGAATTGCGCGCCGGGGCCCGGCTGCTCATCGAGGGCGCGTCGTTCCGGGTGAACCCCGGTGACAAGATCGGTCTCGTCGGCCGCAACGGCGCCGGCAAGACCACCCTGACCAGGGTGCTCGCGGGTGAGGGGGTGCCCGCGGCGGGCACCGTCTCCACCACCGGGGCCGTCGGCTATCTCCCGCAGGACCCGCGCACCGGCGACCTGCAGGTGCTCGCCCGCGACCGCATCCTGTCCGCGCGCGGGCTGGACGAGGTGCTCCGCGAACTGCGCGAGGCCGAGCTCGGCATGGCCTCCGCCGACGAGCGCAGGCGGGACCGCGCGGTGCGTGCCTACGGGCGCCTGGAGGACCGGCTGCACGTCCTGGGCGGATACGCCGCCGAGTCGGAGGCGGCCTCCATCGCCTCCAGCCTCGGGCTGCCCGACCGGGTGCTCGGCCAGCCGCTGGAGACCCTGTCGGGAGGGCAGCGCAGGCGGGTGGAGCTGGCGCGGATCCTCTTCAGCGGGGCGGAGACTCTCCTCCTTGACGAGCCGACAAACCACCTCGATGCAGACTCAATCGGGTGGCTTCGTGATTTTTTACGATCGCATCAGGGCGGCTTGATCATTATTAGCCATGATGTCGGGCTTCTTGAAGCGACGGTAAACAGGGTTCTGCACCTGGACGCCAACCGCGCGACGATCGACACCTACAACGTCGGCTGGAAGACCTACCTGGCCCAGCGGGAGACCGACGAGAAGCGCCGCAAGCGCGAGCGCGCCAACGCCGAGAAGCAGGCCTCGGCGCTGATGTCGCAGGCCGACAAGATGCGGGCCAAGGCCACCAAGGCCAAGGCCGCCCAGGACATGCAGCGCCGCGCCGAGCGGCTGCTGTCGGGCCTGGAGGTCGAGCGGCGCGGCGACAGGGTCGCCAAGCTGCGCTTCCCCGAGCCCGCGCCGTGCGGGCGGACCCCCATCGCCGCCCAGGGCCTGTCGAAGTCCTACGGCTCGCTGGAGGTCTTCACCGACGTGGACGCGGCCGTGGACAAGGGGACCAGGGTCGTCATCCTGGGCCTCAACGGCGCGGGCAAGACCACCCTGCTGCGCATCCTGGGCGGCATCGAGGAGCCCGACACCGGCGCCGTCCGGCCCGGCCACGGACTCAAGCTGGGCTACTACGCCCAGGAGCACGAGACGATCGACCCGGACCGGACGGTCCTGGAGAACATGCGCTCGGCCGGGGGGATGCTCGCCGACGTGGAGCTCCGCAAGGTCCTGGGCTCGTTCCTGTTCACCGGCGACGACGTCGACAAGCCCGCCGGAGTGCTGTCCGGAGGCGAGAAGACCCGGCTGGCCCTGGCCACCCTGGTGCTGTCGGCGGCCAACGTCCTGCTCCTCGACGAGCCCACCAACAACCTCGATCCGGCCAGTCGAGAGCAGGTCCTTTCGGCGCTAAGGTCCTATTCTGGGGCAATTGTGCTCGTCACGCACGATGAGGGTGCTGTCGAGGCTCTACAACCCGATAGGGTGATCTTGCTGCCTGACGGAGTTGAAGACGCTTGGAGCGACGAATTTTCCGATCTTGTGGCACTTGCCTGA
- a CDS encoding helix-turn-helix domain-containing protein, with translation MAETLKKGTRVTGADRDKLAADLKKRYSAGESIRALAASTGRSYGFIHRILSESGVTLRGRGGATRGKSKR, from the coding sequence GTGGCCGAGACTCTTAAGAAAGGCACCCGGGTCACCGGGGCCGATCGCGACAAACTGGCCGCCGATCTAAAGAAGCGCTACAGCGCCGGTGAGAGCATCCGGGCGCTGGCCGCTTCGACCGGCCGGTCGTACGGCTTCATCCACCGCATCCTGAGCGAGTCCGGTGTGACTCTGCGCGGGCGCGGCGGCGCCACCCGAGGTAAGTCAAAGCGCTGA
- a CDS encoding enoyl-CoA hydratase/isomerase family protein, translating into MAEVAFGGSAEKISLEEVGLRYEVDGEIATITLDRPDKRNAQTFATWSALAQIGDNLPQQVRVVVVRGEGPSFSAGIDLRMFTPEGVPGQGSFASSAKLDSSAFEQRIAQAQQGFLWLRRPDIVSVAAVQGHAIGAGFQLALACDLRVLADDAQLCMKEPALGLVPDLTGTKPLVDLVGLSRAVEICLTARTVGAQEAARIGLAELVVAPEDLAGAVRDLTAALLATGRDAATATKRLLQGASGRTLEEQCAAERQEQVVRIKALFAGS; encoded by the coding sequence ATGGCGGAAGTGGCGTTCGGGGGGAGTGCGGAGAAGATCTCCCTCGAGGAGGTCGGTCTGCGCTACGAGGTGGACGGTGAGATCGCGACGATCACGCTGGACCGGCCGGACAAGAGGAACGCTCAGACGTTCGCGACCTGGTCGGCGCTGGCTCAGATCGGTGACAACCTGCCGCAGCAGGTCAGGGTCGTCGTGGTCAGAGGTGAGGGGCCGTCCTTCTCGGCAGGCATCGACCTGCGGATGTTCACCCCCGAGGGGGTTCCCGGTCAGGGCTCGTTCGCGTCCTCCGCGAAACTCGACAGCTCGGCCTTCGAGCAGCGGATAGCGCAGGCGCAGCAGGGCTTCCTGTGGCTGCGACGTCCGGACATCGTCTCCGTCGCGGCCGTCCAGGGTCACGCGATCGGTGCCGGGTTCCAGCTCGCTCTCGCCTGTGACCTGCGTGTTCTCGCCGACGACGCCCAACTGTGCATGAAAGAGCCCGCGCTCGGGCTGGTCCCCGACCTGACCGGCACCAAGCCGCTGGTCGACCTCGTGGGCCTGTCCCGTGCCGTCGAGATCTGCCTCACGGCCCGGACCGTGGGAGCACAGGAGGCGGCCAGGATCGGGCTGGCGGAGCTGGTGGTCGCACCGGAGGACCTGGCGGGAGCCGTACGCGACCTGACCGCCGCGCTGCTGGCCACCGGCCGCGACGCGGCGACGGCTACCAAGCGGCTGCTCCAGGGAGCCTCCGGGCGCACACTGGAGGAGCAGTGCGCCGCCGAACGGCAAGAGCAGGTCGTGCGGATCAAAGCGCTGTTCGCCGGAAGCTGA